The Spiroplasma litorale nucleotide sequence CTTAATAATTCACAATATTTCAAAAAATCTTTAAAATCAAGCACTCCTTTTTTTTCTGAATTAATAATTGATGAGTTTATAGATTTTATAACATACATTTTTTCTTTAGCTCTTGATACGGCCACATTCAATCTTTTTTCACCATTAACTTGTGCTAATGGACCAAAATAATTTTTAAATATGTTTGTTTTATCATAAGAAAATCCTACTGAAAATATTATTATATCCCTTTCATCTCCTTGAACATTTTCAATACTCTTTACAAAAAGTTCTTCTCCATTTTCTTTTTGATACAAATTAAAATATAGTTCAGCATTTTTTGAACTTTCTTTTTCTAGTAAATCTAGAATTAATGATTGTTGTTCTGAGTTAAAGGTGATAATTCCAATTGATTTATTTTTTATTTTTTCATTACTTAATATAAATTTAACTAATTCTAATACTGTATTTGCTTCTTCAATATTAATTCTATTTTCTCTTATTCCGTTTACTTCTATCAACTCTATTGGTCATTTAGTGTACTTAACTTGTTTGCTTACTATTAATTTATTTTCATAATATTTAGCATTAGAAAAATCAATTAATTCTTTATTTTTACTTCTATAATGATATCTAAGCATTGATGATTTAAACCTTCCTTTAGCAAAATCTAATAAACTTTCAAATTTCATAGCTTCTTTTGCTTCATAATTTATTTGGTTTACAACATCTTCATCATCTTCTATATCTTCTAATACATCATTTTTCATTTTAAAAAAACTTGTTGGCGCAAGTTGTTTATCATCCCCTGATATAACATATTTTTTTGCACGATATAGTATTGGAATACATTTTTCAGTAAATATTTGACTGGCTTCATCAAATATTGCATAATCAAATTCATTTCTTTTTAATGGAATAATTTTACAATCAGATAATATCTCAGGAGATCCAATTATTATTGGGAAAAATAATTTAATTAATGGTAGATAGTTTTTAAATAAAGTTGATATTCTCATATTTGTTTTTGTATTACTTATTTTTCTTCCAAGATCATTAAATAATGTTTTATAGCTTTTTTCTATACCATATATTTCATCTTTGTATACACCAAGTTTAATTTTATTTATAATATTATAAAAATAATTATTTATTATATTTTTTTTATTAATATCAACTTTATTTTCAGATAAATTGTTTATTTTTTTATATCAATCATCAGCCATAAAATCGAATAAATTTTTATTATTTGTTTTAAAAGAATTACAATATGAAGCAATTAAAACATTATTTGTTAATTCTAAATTTATTCTACTTGTATTTAATATTTTTTTTATAAAATCTATAATTGTTTTAACTTCATAACTTGAATATTTTGATAAAAATTCATTTGATACTGAAATTAATTGTGAACATTGTTCTGTACCCAAGAATTGTTTAAATTTTTTTCTATTTCAAATATTTATTTTTGTTTTAATCTTGTTTTTTATTATATAGTTATAAAATAATTCTGGAAGTTGACTATTTTCATATAGTGCGTCTAAAATAGATTCATTATAAGAATCCTTGTTTAATAATTTATGCAATAAATTTAAATCCATAATTAAATTATTTTTACTCAATAAAAGCTCTTTTACACCTAAAAATAAGTTAATTTTATCTTTTTTTATTTTTTCAGTAGTTATTTCCTCAAATTTAATTAAATATTTAACAAATGTTAGATATAATTTACCCTCATCTTTTTTAAATAATTCTTTATATTTTTTGACTTTATCATA carries:
- a CDS encoding AAA domain-containing protein, with amino-acid sequence MDSNELLKNFKSRLLNSNKNSGIFYNSFLPSALTIDFKLLEKLELLRLNQNDKSPISLKKALESKTFFISFYDIEVTDENLTPKGILSYAKHIKKIIQKSKMQSNEKNINVLYMGLYFVEGCASTNEGDYFRAPLILKKIAIKDMGGSLYKVVIEDELILNNSIFNILALKNKKKWEYQELGELQLSDKELLIEKFILYFNDIGYRLTDPQNFENTFNLEFENAKGYKRDEAGKNFQEKNNKYFNQAFCLNVCSFGIYDIASSTILSAYNILENEDISFLDEIFKETNDILENVDIDYKESDFVNISSLDFTQKNAVIKSLSNSTFIFGPPGTGKSQVIVNLLANIINKNKSAIFVTEKKVASKVVYDKLHDLNNFALMFHNNDSAAIIFEKIKKIYNNVNEYLQIYNNNEIKNDEVSVKLDGYYDKVKKYKELFKKDEGKLYLTFVKYLIKFEEITTEKIKKDKINLFLGVKELLLSKNNLIMDLNLLHKLLNKDSYNESILDALYENSQLPELFYNYIIKNKIKTKINIWNRKKFKQFLGTEQCSQLISVSNEFLSKYSSYEVKTIIDFIKKILNTSRINLELTNNVLIASYCNSFKTNNKNLFDFMADDWYKKINNLSENKVDINKKNIINNYFYNIINKIKLGVYKDEIYGIEKSYKTLFNDLGRKISNTKTNMRISTLFKNYLPLIKLFFPIIIGSPEILSDCKIIPLKRNEFDYAIFDEASQIFTEKCIPILYRAKKYVISGDDKQLAPTSFFKMKNDVLEDIEDDEDVVNQINYEAKEAMKFESLLDFAKGRFKSSMLRYHYRSKNKELIDFSNAKYYENKLIVSKQVKYTKWPIELIEVNGIRENRINIEEANTVLELVKFILSNEKIKNKSIGIITFNSEQQSLILDLLEKESSKNAELYFNLYQKENGEELFVKSIENVQGDERDIIIFSVGFSYDKTNIFKNYFGPLAQVNGEKRLNVAVSRAKEKMYVIKSINSSIINSEKKGVLDFKDFLKYCELLRDPIKHEKEIEMMLKNETKLFNLETDDYNLEFDSEFEVEVYDEINGWLNKERYKLHTQVPASGYKIDLAIYDFLKKQYVLAIECDGLSFHSSVFSKQNDYDRQKYLENRGWKFLRILSTDWWDKNKIAKNRFINNIKSEINMYEGEL